The Zavarzinia compransoris genome has a window encoding:
- a CDS encoding alpha/beta fold hydrolase, with the protein MTAQSPEIARSIRTGSFNTNCHDLGQGKPVVLIHGSGPGVTGWANWRLVMPDLAKRVRVLAPDMVGFGYTDRPDGFAYSRAAWIRQILDLMDELGLPQVDIVGNSFGGAIALALAIQHPGRVGRLVLMGSAGLTFPVTDGLAAVWGYEPSFEAMKGLLDIFAHDRTLVTDELAELRYQASIRPGFQESFAALFPRPHQRWLDALGSDPADIAKVGHRSLIIHGRDDKVVPLDVSLQLHRLIERSELHVFGQCGHWAQIEHAARFNKLVADFIAD; encoded by the coding sequence ATGACGGCACAAAGCCCCGAAATCGCCCGGTCCATCCGGACCGGCAGCTTCAACACCAATTGCCACGATCTCGGCCAGGGCAAGCCCGTGGTGCTGATCCACGGCTCGGGCCCCGGCGTCACCGGCTGGGCCAACTGGCGCCTGGTGATGCCGGACCTGGCAAAGCGGGTGCGCGTGCTGGCGCCCGACATGGTCGGCTTCGGTTACACCGACCGGCCGGACGGCTTCGCCTATTCCCGCGCCGCCTGGATCCGCCAGATCCTCGACCTGATGGACGAACTGGGCCTGCCCCAGGTCGACATCGTCGGCAATTCCTTCGGCGGCGCCATCGCCCTGGCCCTGGCCATCCAGCATCCCGGGCGCGTCGGCCGGCTGGTGCTGATGGGCAGCGCCGGCCTCACCTTCCCGGTGACCGACGGCCTGGCCGCGGTCTGGGGCTACGAACCCTCGTTCGAGGCGATGAAGGGCCTGCTCGACATCTTCGCCCACGACCGCACCCTGGTGACCGACGAACTGGCGGAACTGCGCTATCAGGCCAGCATCCGGCCCGGCTTCCAGGAATCCTTCGCCGCCCTGTTCCCCCGGCCGCACCAGCGCTGGCTCGACGCCCTCGGCAGCGATCCGGCCGACATCGCCAAGGTCGGGCACCGCAGCCTGATCATCCACGGCCGCGACGACAAGGTGGTGCCGCTCGACGTCTCGCTGCAACTGCATCGGCTGATCGAACGCTCCGAACTCCATGTCTTCGGGCAATGCGGCCACTGGGCGCAGATCGAGCATGCGGCGCGCTTCAACAAGCTGGTCGCCGATTTCATCGCGGATTGA
- a CDS encoding amidohydrolase family protein, translating into MPPKTDVPTIDTHAHFVPATFPDARGRTPLWPVMAPRADGQAAVVIGGKPFRVLAPSNWDVPARLAEMAAQGIGHQVLSPMPELLSHWFGAADADDLCRYMNDALAAMVDAAPARLGGIGMVPVQDPALAARRLADVKALGLRGVELGSHVNGAPLGDPRFDEFYAAAEALDLALMVHPLHPAGRDRLPGHPALAAAAAFPLDTALAGASLLAAGIPLRFPRLRIMLCHGGGALPWILPRLDRVWSLGGPLGASFPERPSEMAKRFFYDSVVYDPVTLGYIAERLGADRIVTGSDFPFVIQQDAPGAFAEQVLSADLLAQNALAFLGLDALPA; encoded by the coding sequence ATGCCCCCAAAAACCGATGTCCCGACCATCGATACGCACGCCCATTTCGTCCCCGCGACCTTTCCCGACGCCCGCGGCCGCACCCCGCTGTGGCCGGTCATGGCGCCACGGGCGGACGGGCAGGCCGCGGTCGTGATCGGCGGCAAGCCGTTCCGCGTGCTGGCGCCGAGCAATTGGGACGTCCCCGCGCGCCTGGCCGAAATGGCCGCGCAGGGCATCGGCCACCAGGTGCTGTCGCCGATGCCCGAACTCCTGTCCCACTGGTTCGGGGCGGCGGATGCCGATGATCTCTGCCGTTACATGAACGACGCGCTGGCCGCCATGGTCGACGCCGCGCCCGCGCGCCTCGGCGGGATCGGCATGGTGCCGGTCCAGGACCCGGCCCTGGCCGCGAGGCGGCTGGCCGATGTCAAGGCCCTCGGCCTGCGCGGGGTCGAGTTGGGCAGCCATGTCAACGGCGCCCCCCTCGGCGATCCCCGCTTCGACGAATTCTATGCCGCGGCCGAGGCGCTGGACCTCGCCCTCATGGTCCATCCGCTGCACCCGGCGGGCAGGGACCGCCTGCCCGGCCATCCCGCGCTGGCCGCCGCCGCCGCCTTCCCGCTCGATACCGCCCTGGCCGGGGCCAGCCTGCTGGCGGCCGGCATCCCGCTGCGCTTTCCGCGCCTGCGCATCATGCTCTGCCACGGCGGCGGCGCCCTGCCGTGGATCCTGCCCCGTCTCGACCGGGTCTGGTCGCTGGGCGGGCCGCTCGGCGCGAGCTTTCCGGAACGGCCGAGCGAAATGGCGAAGCGCTTCTTCTACGACAGCGTGGTCTATGATCCGGTCACCCTCGGCTATATCGCCGAACGGCTGGGCGCCGACCGGATCGTGACCGGTTCCGATTTCCCCTTCGTCATCCAGCAGGATGCACCGGGCGCCTTCGCCGAGCAGGTCCTGTCCGCGGACCTGCTGGCGCAGAACGCCCTGGCCTTCCTCGGCCTCGATGCCCTGCCGGCCTGA
- a CDS encoding aromatic ring-hydroxylating oxygenase subunit alpha — MSTLDGTSPLVLVDREHHSFSVARRSFVDPGILEAERERIFGRCWLYLGHESELAKPGDFVTRQVGGRHVIFAKTPKGEFRALLNTCAHRGARVCRERSGNAKSFQCFYHGWIFGLDGNLRHLPDEAAYPADFKDRPTSGLKSVPRFERYRGFAFVCFDENAVPLTDYLGQATEYIDIVADQSEAGMTVVGGTQEYSIRANWKLLAENSYDGYHAATNHATYLDYLRNTNGGLANVALTGEGRDLGNGHAVVEYKAPWGRPVAQWIPMWGEQGKAEIEAIHARLVERHGEERAARIATRNRNLVIFPNLVINDIMAVTIRTFYPVSTDYMQINAWALAPSEESSWAREYRLFNFLEFLGPGGFATPDDIEALEQCQRGYANAGEVGWNDISKGMNRTPPAYDDEAQMRAFWTQWNRRIADGVAA, encoded by the coding sequence ATGAGCACATTGGACGGCACCAGCCCCCTGGTCCTCGTCGACCGGGAGCACCACAGTTTCAGCGTCGCCCGGCGCAGCTTCGTCGATCCGGGCATCCTGGAGGCGGAACGGGAGCGCATTTTCGGCCGCTGCTGGCTCTATCTCGGGCACGAGTCCGAGCTGGCGAAGCCGGGCGATTTCGTCACCCGCCAGGTCGGCGGCCGCCATGTCATCTTCGCCAAGACCCCGAAGGGCGAGTTCCGCGCCCTGCTGAACACCTGCGCCCACCGCGGCGCCCGCGTCTGCCGCGAGCGCAGCGGCAATGCCAAGTCGTTCCAGTGCTTCTATCACGGCTGGATCTTCGGCCTGGACGGCAATCTCCGCCACCTGCCGGACGAGGCCGCCTATCCCGCCGACTTCAAGGACAGGCCGACATCCGGCCTGAAATCCGTGCCGCGCTTCGAGCGCTATCGCGGCTTCGCCTTCGTCTGCTTCGACGAGAATGCCGTGCCCCTGACCGATTATCTGGGCCAGGCGACGGAATATATCGACATCGTCGCCGACCAGTCGGAAGCCGGCATGACCGTGGTCGGCGGCACCCAGGAATATTCGATCCGCGCCAACTGGAAGCTGCTGGCCGAGAATTCCTATGACGGCTATCACGCCGCGACCAACCACGCGACCTATCTCGACTATCTGCGCAACACCAACGGCGGCCTCGCCAATGTCGCGCTCACCGGCGAGGGGCGGGACCTCGGCAACGGCCATGCCGTGGTCGAATACAAGGCGCCCTGGGGCCGGCCGGTCGCGCAATGGATCCCGATGTGGGGCGAGCAGGGCAAGGCGGAGATCGAGGCGATCCACGCCCGCCTGGTGGAGCGCCACGGCGAGGAGCGGGCGGCCCGCATCGCCACCCGCAACCGCAACCTGGTGATTTTCCCGAACCTCGTCATCAACGACATCATGGCGGTGACGATCCGGACCTTCTATCCGGTCTCGACCGATTACATGCAGATCAATGCCTGGGCGCTGGCCCCCAGCGAGGAAAGTTCCTGGGCGCGCGAATACCGGCTGTTCAACTTCCTCGAATTCCTGGGGCCGGGCGGCTTCGCCACGCCCGACGACATCGAGGCGCTGGAACAATGCCAGCGCGGCTATGCCAATGCCGGCGAGGTCGGCTGGAACGATATTTCCAAGGGCATGAACCGGACGCCGCCGGCTTACGACGACGAGGCCCAGATGCGCGCCTTCTGGACCCAGTGGAACCGCCGCATCGCCGACGGCGTGGCGGCCTGA
- a CDS encoding TetR/AcrR family transcriptional regulator yields the protein MSSSDNAAAPSLRRPRGRPRVNPVSDHPVRTQAERSEDMRRRIVDAAAEVMGLHGYAGFRTAEVSRVAGVSRGAQLHHFPTKDQLVVATLRHVYGEALERSKARAAAIDPGRDILDQLIDDARDFFFSRHFLVSVDIVVSAATDPSVRDEVLEIARTARLPVEVAWNRALVEAGIPERTAPGLLSIVLGIVRGQALRKFWDNDPKKDEAQFDLLRDMVRTYIAAKLPAEPAPDRKPRNKKT from the coding sequence ATGTCGTCGTCTGACAATGCCGCCGCCCCGTCCCTCCGCCGTCCGCGCGGCCGGCCCCGGGTGAACCCGGTGTCCGATCACCCGGTCCGCACCCAGGCGGAACGGTCGGAGGACATGCGCCGGCGGATCGTCGATGCGGCGGCCGAGGTCATGGGCCTGCATGGTTACGCCGGCTTCCGCACCGCCGAGGTCTCCCGCGTTGCCGGGGTCTCGCGCGGGGCGCAGCTGCACCATTTCCCGACCAAGGACCAATTGGTGGTCGCCACGCTCCGCCATGTCTACGGCGAAGCGCTGGAGCGCAGCAAGGCGCGGGCGGCGGCGATCGATCCCGGGCGCGACATCCTGGACCAGCTGATCGACGATGCCCGCGACTTCTTCTTCAGCCGGCATTTCCTGGTCTCGGTCGACATCGTCGTCTCGGCGGCGACCGATCCTTCGGTGCGCGACGAAGTGCTGGAGATCGCCCGCACCGCCCGCCTGCCGGTCGAGGTCGCCTGGAACCGGGCCCTGGTCGAGGCCGGCATCCCGGAACGGACGGCGCCGGGGCTTCTGTCCATCGTGCTCGGCATCGTGCGCGGCCAGGCGCTGCGCAAATTCTGGGACAACGACCCGAAGAAGGACGAGGCCCAGTTCGACCTGCTGCGCGACATGGTCCGCACCTATATCGCGGCCAAACTGCCGGCCGAACCGGCGCCGGACAGAAAACCAAGGAACAAGAAGACGTGA
- a CDS encoding SDR family oxidoreductase, whose protein sequence is MSGKLAGRVAVVTGAARGIGLAIADRLAAEGARLVLADLDEVALDAAAAEIAGRHGPTPVAVAGDLSREEVAQRLIATAEEGFDTLDILVNNAGGGIIRPFLDHTPDTLRTTVERNLWTALWCSYYALPGMKRRGYGRIVNLGADSVRNGLWDHAAYNAAKGGVHGMTSGLAREFARDGITVNTVAPCAVDNEQLAVFVAKAPDVARKFIDVIPMGRAGAMAEIASMVAYLASEEAGFVTGQVISVNGGSTML, encoded by the coding sequence ATGAGCGGAAAACTGGCCGGACGGGTGGCGGTGGTGACGGGGGCGGCCCGCGGCATCGGCCTTGCCATCGCCGACCGCCTGGCCGCCGAGGGGGCAAGGCTGGTCCTGGCCGACCTCGACGAAGTGGCACTCGATGCGGCCGCGGCGGAGATCGCCGGCCGCCACGGCCCGACCCCCGTCGCCGTCGCCGGCGACCTGTCGCGGGAAGAGGTGGCGCAACGCCTGATCGCCACCGCGGAGGAGGGGTTCGATACCCTCGACATCCTGGTGAACAATGCCGGCGGCGGCATCATCCGGCCGTTCCTGGACCACACGCCGGACACCCTGCGGACGACGGTCGAGCGCAATCTGTGGACCGCGCTCTGGTGCAGCTATTACGCGCTGCCGGGCATGAAGCGCCGCGGCTATGGCCGGATCGTGAACCTCGGCGCCGATTCCGTGCGGAACGGCCTCTGGGACCACGCCGCCTATAACGCGGCCAAGGGCGGCGTGCACGGCATGACCAGCGGGCTGGCGCGCGAATTCGCCCGGGACGGCATCACCGTGAACACGGTCGCCCCCTGCGCGGTCGACAACGAGCAGCTCGCCGTCTTCGTCGCCAAGGCGCCGGACGTGGCGCGGAAATTCATCGACGTCATCCCCATGGGCCGCGCCGGCGCCATGGCCGAGATCGCCTCCATGGTCGCCTATCTCGCCTCGGAAGAGGCGGGCTTCGTGACCGGCCAGGTGATCAGCGTCAACGGCGGCAGCACCATGCTGTGA
- a CDS encoding VOC family protein, producing the protein MTAPLLAAPAYARLPVADIAAAGRFARDILGLPPGPALDGIACFRASQRQHDLSFTGPEGIAALGVELRDEAALEAAEAALGAAGFAHRRAGAEECRRRLADAVLLTADRSGNAVDLVLRPHYGGRRCHLLRDTGILGLHSVGLRSTDPAGDLAFWQALGAGVSDHVGDIAYLRIDGRHHRIALHPARRPGLLNVAFAVEGLDHVMQASYFAAEHQVRVLHGPGRQAVSGLVFLHLAGPEGHIVSLVAGDDEIGPGPRRPRRFPFRADTLCTWGSLCTEVPEWQAEAGR; encoded by the coding sequence GTGACCGCCCCCCTTCTCGCCGCGCCCGCCTATGCGCGCCTGCCGGTGGCGGATATCGCCGCTGCCGGCCGTTTCGCCCGGGATATCCTGGGCCTCCCGCCCGGCCCCGCCCTCGACGGCATCGCCTGTTTCAGGGCCAGCCAGCGCCAGCACGATCTCTCCTTCACCGGTCCCGAGGGGATTGCCGCCCTCGGCGTCGAACTGCGCGACGAGGCCGCGCTCGAGGCCGCCGAAGCGGCGCTCGGCGCTGCCGGCTTCGCCCATCGCCGGGCCGGGGCCGAGGAGTGCCGCCGCCGCCTGGCCGATGCGGTGCTGCTGACCGCCGACCGTTCGGGCAATGCGGTCGATCTCGTGCTGCGGCCCCATTACGGCGGCCGGCGCTGCCACCTGCTGCGCGATACCGGCATTCTCGGCCTGCATAGTGTCGGCCTGCGCTCGACCGATCCGGCCGGCGACCTCGCCTTCTGGCAGGCGCTGGGCGCCGGCGTCAGCGATCATGTGGGCGACATCGCCTATCTCCGCATCGACGGGCGCCATCACCGGATCGCCCTGCATCCGGCCCGGCGCCCCGGCCTGCTGAATGTCGCCTTCGCGGTCGAAGGGCTGGATCACGTCATGCAGGCCAGCTATTTCGCCGCCGAGCATCAGGTCCGCGTGCTGCACGGGCCGGGGCGGCAGGCGGTTTCCGGCCTCGTCTTCCTGCATCTGGCGGGGCCCGAGGGGCATATCGTCTCGCTGGTCGCCGGCGACGACGAGATCGGGCCGGGGCCGCGCCGGCCGCGCCGCTTCCCCTTCCGCGCCGATACGCTGTGCACCTGGGGCAGTCTCTGCACCGAGGTGCCGGAATGGCAGGCGGAGGCGGGCCGATGA
- a CDS encoding NAD(P)/FAD-dependent oxidoreductase, whose product MQGIADKAPGIVIVGAGQAGARAAEAARGAGFSGRITLIGAEPHLPYERPQLSKATLIEDGAPIVSIRDGAGWAALGVEVVAGTRIAGGDAAGRTVTAEDGRVFPYDALLIATGTAPRRLPVLETGALPVLALRSVEDALALRRHLAPGARIAIVGGGVIGLEVAAAAAKAGAAATVIEAAPSLLARALPAPVAAFLKARHETAGVTFRLGRVPVGLSPEGVALADGEVVPADAVVVGIGVEPELELARSLGLAVDQGILVDDCGRTSVPGVFAAGDVASRACPWLGRVARTETWANAQNQAAAAARTMVGQDTAYGDPPWFWTDQYELNIQVVGNAAAGDIVLRGDPAAGRFTAIALAGGIVAGAVTVNTPKDMAALRRLVAGRRSLAADEAGDPGFDLRKAATR is encoded by the coding sequence ATGCAGGGCATTGCGGACAAGGCGCCGGGCATCGTCATCGTCGGGGCCGGCCAGGCCGGCGCCCGCGCCGCGGAGGCGGCGCGGGGCGCGGGCTTTTCCGGCCGCATCACCCTGATCGGGGCGGAACCCCACCTGCCCTACGAGCGCCCCCAGCTGTCCAAGGCGACGCTGATCGAGGACGGCGCGCCCATCGTCTCGATCCGCGACGGCGCCGGCTGGGCCGCCCTTGGGGTCGAGGTCGTGGCCGGCACCCGCATCGCCGGCGGCGATGCCGCGGGCCGCACGGTGACTGCCGAGGACGGCCGCGTGTTTCCCTATGACGCGCTGCTGATCGCCACCGGGACCGCGCCGCGCCGCCTGCCGGTGCTGGAGACCGGGGCGTTGCCGGTCCTGGCGCTGCGCTCGGTCGAGGATGCGCTGGCGCTGCGCCGGCACCTTGCGCCGGGGGCGCGGATCGCCATCGTCGGCGGCGGTGTCATCGGCCTCGAAGTTGCCGCGGCGGCGGCCAAGGCGGGGGCGGCGGCGACCGTGATCGAGGCGGCGCCCAGCCTGCTGGCCCGCGCCCTGCCGGCGCCGGTCGCCGCTTTCCTGAAGGCCCGGCACGAGACGGCGGGTGTCACCTTCCGCCTGGGCCGGGTGCCGGTCGGGCTTTCCCCCGAGGGGGTCGCGCTGGCGGATGGCGAGGTGGTGCCGGCGGATGCCGTCGTGGTCGGCATCGGGGTGGAGCCGGAACTGGAACTGGCCCGCAGCCTCGGCCTTGCCGTCGATCAGGGCATCCTGGTCGATGATTGCGGCCGCACCTCCGTGCCCGGGGTCTTCGCCGCCGGCGATGTCGCCAGCCGCGCCTGCCCCTGGCTTGGCCGGGTAGCGCGGACCGAGACCTGGGCGAATGCGCAGAACCAGGCGGCGGCGGCGGCCCGCACCATGGTCGGGCAGGACACCGCCTATGGCGACCCGCCGTGGTTCTGGACCGATCAATACGAGTTGAACATCCAGGTCGTCGGCAATGCCGCCGCCGGCGACATCGTGCTGCGCGGCGATCCGGCCGCCGGGCGCTTCACCGCGATCGCGCTGGCCGGCGGCATCGTCGCCGGTGCTGTCACCGTCAACACGCCGAAGGATATGGCGGCGCTGCGCCGGCTGGTCGCCGGCCGGCGCAGCCTTGCCGCGGACGAGGCCGGCGATCCCGGCTTCGACCTGCGCAAGGCGGCAACCAGATAA
- a CDS encoding VOC family protein: MIRLDDITYVRLGTPDLALAEDFATRILGLEVTGRTAKALYLRSDARAHTLCYVEGDPADQTAAFEVADGAELQAAAAALEALGHRVAAGTAAGADARKVMDFIAFRDPSGNRIELVVKPEYRGPRYFGTRDAAITGFNHIGLNSTDPLRDEAFWTRVCNARVSDRIGDIPLMRINAIHHTIALVRAAGPGIQHINHQVVERGDVLRNYHLLRRHNVPIVFGPGRHPTSGANFIYFRGPDGMVFEYSCGVDEIADEAGHRPRSFAFEPASLCLWGAKPGGLIKGA; this comes from the coding sequence ATGATCCGCCTCGACGACATCACCTATGTCCGCCTGGGCACGCCCGACCTCGCCCTGGCCGAGGATTTCGCCACCCGCATCCTCGGCCTCGAGGTGACCGGGCGGACGGCGAAGGCGCTCTATCTCCGCTCCGATGCCAGGGCCCATACGCTCTGCTATGTCGAGGGCGATCCGGCGGACCAGACCGCGGCCTTCGAGGTCGCGGACGGGGCCGAACTGCAAGCGGCGGCGGCAGCCCTCGAAGCCCTGGGGCACCGGGTCGCGGCTGGCACGGCGGCGGGCGCCGACGCGCGCAAGGTGATGGATTTCATCGCCTTCCGCGATCCGAGCGGCAACCGCATCGAACTGGTGGTGAAGCCGGAATACCGGGGGCCGCGCTATTTCGGCACCCGCGATGCGGCGATCACCGGCTTCAACCACATCGGCCTGAATTCGACCGACCCGCTGCGCGACGAGGCGTTCTGGACCCGGGTCTGCAATGCCCGGGTCAGCGACCGGATCGGCGATATCCCGCTGATGCGGATCAATGCGATCCACCACACGATCGCCCTGGTCCGGGCGGCGGGGCCGGGCATCCAGCACATCAACCACCAGGTGGTCGAGCGGGGCGACGTGCTGCGCAACTACCACCTGCTGCGCCGGCACAATGTCCCGATCGTCTTCGGCCCCGGCCGCCACCCGACCTCGGGCGCCAATTTCATCTACTTCCGGGGACCGGACGGCATGGTCTTCGAATATTCCTGCGGCGTCGACGAGATCGCGGACGAGGCGGGCCACCGCCCGCGCAGCTTCGCCTTCGAGCCGGCCAGCCTGTGCCTGTGGGGGGCCAAGCCCGGCGGCCTGATCAAGGGCGCGTGA
- a CDS encoding 2-keto-4-pentenoate hydratase codes for MTAILHDLAARLDAAAQARAPIPPIKAEIPNADAAYDIQQVNTARRLGAGRRLVGRKIGLTSPAVQRQLGVDQPDYGMLFDDMAVPDGWDVAADRLIQPKVEAEVAFVLGRDLDDERLTVADLLRAIDFALPAIEIVDSRIADWKISFLDTVADNASSGLYVLGTTPRRLGDLDLRAAKMVLTEGERQVSAGIGAACLGHPLNATLWLASTMARLGRPLRAGDTILSGALGPMATVGRGRTYEAQIEGLGTVRAAFAADKDA; via the coding sequence ATGACCGCCATCCTTCACGATCTCGCCGCCCGGCTGGACGCGGCGGCGCAGGCCCGCGCCCCGATCCCGCCGATCAAGGCGGAAATTCCGAATGCCGATGCGGCTTATGACATCCAGCAGGTGAACACCGCCCGCCGCCTCGGCGCCGGGCGGCGGCTGGTCGGGCGCAAGATCGGCCTGACCTCGCCCGCCGTGCAGCGCCAGCTCGGCGTCGACCAGCCCGACTACGGCATGCTGTTCGACGACATGGCGGTGCCCGACGGCTGGGACGTCGCCGCCGACCGGCTGATCCAGCCCAAGGTCGAGGCGGAGGTCGCCTTCGTCCTCGGCCGCGACCTGGACGACGAGCGCCTGACCGTGGCTGACCTGCTGCGCGCCATCGATTTCGCCCTGCCGGCGATCGAGATCGTCGATTCCCGCATCGCCGATTGGAAGATCAGCTTCCTCGACACGGTGGCGGACAATGCCTCGTCCGGCCTCTATGTCCTCGGCACCACGCCGCGCCGGCTGGGCGATCTCGATCTCCGCGCCGCGAAGATGGTGCTGACCGAGGGGGAGCGCCAGGTTTCCGCCGGCATCGGCGCCGCCTGCCTGGGCCATCCGTTGAACGCCACCCTGTGGCTGGCCTCGACCATGGCGCGCCTGGGGCGGCCGCTGCGGGCCGGCGACACGATCCTGTCCGGCGCCCTCGGCCCCATGGCGACGGTCGGGCGCGGCCGCACCTATGAAGCCCAAATCGAGGGCCTGGGCACCGTCCGGGCCGCCTTCGCCGCCGACAAGGACGCATGA
- a CDS encoding aromatic-ring-hydroxylating dioxygenase subunit beta, with the protein MTSVNRTDIEEFLFQEAALIDNWRLPDWLKLFTDDAHYYVPSTDVAEDAPAENNLFYIADDRFRLGERVVRLMKRTAHAEYPRSKLRHLISNVLIRKREGDTIEVGSVFVTYRSKDGQTDVYFGSNIHKLVAGEDGLRIREKRCILASDGLRPQGRVSFIL; encoded by the coding sequence ATGACCAGCGTGAACCGCACCGACATCGAGGAATTCCTGTTCCAGGAAGCCGCCCTGATCGACAATTGGCGCCTGCCGGACTGGCTGAAGCTCTTCACCGACGACGCCCATTACTACGTCCCCTCGACCGACGTGGCCGAGGATGCGCCGGCCGAGAATAATCTCTTCTATATCGCCGACGACCGCTTCCGCCTGGGCGAGCGGGTGGTGCGGCTGATGAAGCGCACGGCCCATGCCGAATACCCGCGCTCCAAGCTGCGCCACCTGATCAGCAACGTGCTGATCCGGAAACGCGAGGGCGACACCATCGAGGTCGGCTCGGTCTTCGTCACCTATCGCTCCAAGGACGGCCAGACCGACGTCTATTTCGGCTCGAACATCCACAAGCTGGTGGCGGGCGAGGACGGTCTCCGCATCCGCGAGAAGCGCTGCATCCTGGCCAGCGACGGGTTGCGCCCGCAGGGCCGCGTCAGCTTCATCCTGTGA
- a CDS encoding non-heme iron oxygenase ferredoxin subunit — protein MSQRVKLCAVADLPEGEIRGETLPDGTRIALYKVGGTIYATADKCTHGEVSLSEEGTLDGCTVECSWHFGTFDITTGKATGMPCEVALKTYPVEVIEGNVHVVV, from the coding sequence ATGTCGCAACGCGTGAAACTCTGTGCCGTCGCCGATCTTCCCGAGGGGGAGATCCGGGGCGAAACCCTGCCCGACGGTACCCGCATCGCCCTCTACAAGGTCGGCGGCACCATCTATGCCACCGCCGATAAATGCACCCACGGCGAGGTTTCCCTGTCGGAGGAGGGAACCCTGGACGGCTGCACCGTCGAGTGCAGCTGGCACTTCGGCACTTTCGACATTACGACTGGAAAGGCCACGGGCATGCCCTGCGAAGTGGCCCTGAAGACCTATCCGGTCGAAGTGATCGAAGGAAACGTCCATGTCGTCGTCTGA